The Henckelia pumila isolate YLH828 chromosome 2, ASM3356847v2, whole genome shotgun sequence genome includes a window with the following:
- the LOC140881042 gene encoding protein WHAT'S THIS FACTOR 1 homolog, chloroplastic — translation MSSIRPTSCKCWNIYGHSKSFNLHLGRRFSLWSMKKDPDLESALSRNRRWIVNNQIKNVILRCPDQAVPIDFLQKKSKSLDLQGKVLNWLKKYPCCFEVYCKNDEYFCQLTKQMKFLVDEEESIKDSQEPVFVERLAKLLMMSTNQRLNVVKINEMKKNFGFPDDYLLRIVPKYSDMFRVVNYGGKRSAMEIELTSWNQNFAVSAIEKLAQKQGHDPCFLSSLPSTWIKSLERFQEFNSTPYISPYTEINGLVADSNEMIKRTVGLVHELLSLTLWKKASIAKLGHFRREFCLPEKLNVLLLKHPGIFYVSNKYQIYTVVLREAYNGSELVEKDPLVIVKEKFGDLMQDGLHEYNRRHCAMNQEKRRKKGFAPVKVSEVDDEGGNLGGILDAEERKRFYEVLFDDNS, via the coding sequence ATGAGTAGCATACGTCCCACAAGCTGCAAATGTTGGAATATTTATGGGCACAGCAAAAGCTTCAATCTTCATCTTGGAAGAAGATTTTCGTTGTGGTCAATGAAGAAAGACCCAGATCTTGAATCGGCATTGTCTCGAAACCGCAGATGGATAGTGAATAATCAGATAAAAAATGTAATCCTTAGATGCCCTGATCAAGCCGTACCTATTGATTTCCTTCAGAAGAAATCCAAAAGCCTCGATCTTCAGGGCAAAGTTCTAAATTGGCTTAAAAAGTACCCCTGCTGCTTTGAAGTGTATTGCAAGAACGATGAGTATTTCTGTCAATTAACAAAACAGATGAAGTTCTTAGTTGACGAGGAAGAATCAATCAAGGATTCACAGGAGCCGGTTTTTGTAGAGCGGTTGGCAAAGTTGTTAATGATGAGCACCAATCAAAGGCTTAATGTCGTGAAAATAAATGAAATGAAGAAAAATTTTGGATTTCCAGATGACTACTTGCTTAGGATTGTGCCAAAGTATTCTGATATGTTTCGAGTTGTCAATTATGGGGGGAAGCGAAGTGCAATGGAGATCGAGCTCACATCTTGGAACCAGAATTTTGCAGTTTCTGCCATAGAAAAGCTAGCACAGAAACAGGGTCATGACCCGTGCTTTTTGAGTTCATTGCCTTCTACATGGATAAAATCGTTGGAACGGTTTCAAGAGTTCAATTCCACTCCATATATCTCCCCTTACACAGAAATAAATGGCTTGGTGGCTGATTCAAATGAAATGATCAAAAGAACAGTTGGTTTGGTGCATGAGTTACTGTCACTTACATTGTGGAAGAAAGCTTCAATTGCCAAATTAGGCCATTTTAGGAGAGAGTTTTGCTTGCCTGAGAAACTGAATGTTTTGCTGTTAAAGCATCCTGGTATATTCTATGTTTCGAACAAATACCAAATTTACACAGTTGTTCTTCGAGAAGCGTACAATGGGTCAGAGCTGGTTGAAAAGGATCCACTTGTTATCGTGAAGGAAAAGTTTGGAGACTTGATGCAGGATGGCCTACATGAATATAATCGGAGGCACTGTGCAATGAATCAAGAAAAGAGGAGGAAGAAAGGGTTTGCACCAGTTAAAGTTTCTGAAGTAGATGATGAAGGAGGTAATCTTGGTGGCATTCTTGATGCAGAAGAGAGGAAAAGATTCTATGAAGTTCTTTTTGATGACAATTCTTGA
- the LOC140878916 gene encoding pentatricopeptide repeat-containing protein At3g61360-like — MKEAQSVFNKMHMRYAPDIKTMNILLLGFKESGDVTAVELFYHEMVRRGFTPNNVTYNIRIDAYSKKGHFGDALRLFEEMERVNLLAHIRNHNHIDTWSGIKGCHLCCGLDGRDGSRGIELDNVTYHTMFLGLMRVDLGLDLWNYLVKKGQCPHNHALNLLVTGLCSRGRVEEAFDCCKQMLVRGRHVSELVFEMLKRFLVQMEEFDRLGELENMIKR, encoded by the exons ATGAAAGAAGCACAATCTGTGTTCAACAAGATGCATATGCGGTATGCCCCCGACATCAAGACCATGAATATTTTGCTGTTGGGGTTCAAGGAATCAGGTGATGTTACTGCTGTAGAGCTGTTCTATCATGAGATGGTACGAAGAGGTTTTACGCCCAACAATGTTACGTACAACATTAGGATCGATGCATATTCTAAGAAAGGGCATTTTGGTGATGCTCTTAGACTTTTTGAAGAGATGGAGCGTGTTAATTTGCTTGCCCACATTAGAAACCATAACCACATTGATACATGGAGCGGG ATCAAGGGATGTCATCTCTGCTGCGGCCTTGATGGAAGAGATGGATCGAGAGGCATCGAGCTTGACAATGTCACATATCATACTATGTTCTTGGGATTAATGAG AGTTGATCTTGGTTTGGATTTGTGGAACTACTTGGTGAAGAAAGGGCAGTGTCCACACAACCATGCTCTTAACCTTCTTGTAACTGGGCTATGTTCCCGTGGGCGAGTCGAAGAGGCGTTTGATTGTTGTAAGCAGATGTTGGTGAGAGGCAGGCATGTGAGCGAGCTAGTGTTTGAGATGCTCAAGCGGTTTTTGGTGCAAATGGAAGAGTTCGATAGATTAGGTGAACTTGAAAAcatgataaagagataa